One Gordonia zhaorongruii DNA segment encodes these proteins:
- the pyrE gene encoding orotate phosphoribosyltransferase, with product MSASTPAVDAAARARLAELVTELAVVHGTVTLSSGKEADYYVDLRRATLHNEASRLIGALMRELTSDWDYASVGGLTLGADPVATSIMHADGRAIDTFVVRKSAKTHGMQRWIEGPDIEGKRVLVVEDTSTTGASPSQAVEAAREAGAVVVGVATVVDRATGADDVITELGVPYRSLLGLSDLGLS from the coding sequence ATGTCGGCATCCACTCCAGCGGTCGACGCCGCTGCCCGCGCCCGGCTCGCCGAACTGGTCACTGAACTGGCCGTCGTTCACGGCACGGTGACCTTGTCGTCGGGCAAGGAAGCCGACTACTACGTGGACCTGCGCCGCGCGACACTGCACAACGAGGCGAGCCGGCTCATCGGCGCCCTGATGCGCGAGCTGACGTCCGACTGGGACTACGCGTCCGTCGGCGGTCTCACCCTCGGCGCCGATCCGGTCGCGACCTCGATCATGCACGCGGACGGCCGTGCGATCGACACGTTCGTCGTGCGCAAGTCGGCCAAGACTCACGGCATGCAACGCTGGATCGAGGGCCCCGACATCGAGGGTAAGCGAGTTCTCGTCGTCGAAGACACCTCGACCACGGGTGCATCGCCGTCGCAGGCCGTCGAGGCCGCACGCGAAGCCGGAGCCGTCGTGGTCGGCGTCGCCACCGTCGTCGACCGGGCCACCGGCGCAGACGATGTGATCACCGAACTCGGAGTGCCGTACCGGTCGCTGCTCGGCTTGTCCGACCTCGGTCTCTCCTGA